AGATCACCGGGGCGTCGAAGTCGAGCAGCCCCTCGGCGGCGGCGAGCGCGGCGGCCGCCGCCGTGAAGCTCTTGCTGAGCGAATAGAGGAGATGCGGGCGGTCTTCGGTGTACGGCGCCCACCAGCCGGACGCCACGAGGTGGCCGTGCCGCATGATCATCAGGCTGTGCGGCTCGATGTCCGGGGCGGCGTCGAGGGCGTCGAGGAAGGCGTGGACGCCGGATGCGTCGACGCCCTGGGCGGCGGGGGTGCTCAGAGGCAGGGGGCGAACACTCATGCCCGCATCCTCTCCCGGCCGGCCGTCATGATCGAGGGGTCGGCCGGCGAACGGGAGGAGAAACACACGGATCCGAGGCCGGGAAAAGCCTCGTCATGAGCCCCTATAGGCTTCCTGTCGCACCTGTTCCAGCCCCCGGCAACACCTTTCAGGAGAGTCACCCGTGACCCTGGCGACCGTCCCGTCCGAGACGTCCCCCGTGCCCCTGTCCGATCTCGTGGCGCGGGACGCCCGCGAGTTCGGGGTCTATGCGCGGACCGGAGGCTGGGCCTTCGGCCTGATGGTGGCGCGCAGCGTACGGCCGGGCGGTCAGGGCGCGGACGAGACGCCGAAGGTCTCCGCGAAGGAGTTCGCCGAGCTCGCTGGCTGTTCCGCCGACCGCGTCATGCGCTACTACAAGGCCTGGGACCGGGCCGCCGACGACGGTCTCGTCCCGCACTTCGAGGAGCTGGCGCCCGGCCAGGAGGTCGAGCTGCCCGACGCGGACGTCTGGCTCAGCTACTACGTCTCACGTAACGGCGCCGCCTCGGAGCGCGGCACCGCCATCACCGAGGCGGCCGAGGCCGAGGGCATCCGGCCGACGAAGGCCCTCGAAGTCGCGGAGAACCCCACCGCACTGCGCGCGGCGATCCTCGCGGACCCCTCCACCGCCCTGGCGGCCCGCCGGGCACTCCTGGACCGAGTCCGCGAAGACCCGGAACTCCAGGCCGAGTTGGCCCGTGACATCGTGCGCACCGACGACCTGAAGAAGGCCGTCGCCGCCGAGAGCAGGGCTGCCGACCGGATCGGATACGTCCGCCAGATCGCCGAGTCGGGCCAGATCAAGACCCCCGCCGGGCAGACCGTCGACGCGCCGGTCGACGTACGCCAGGAGGCCGAGCGGCATCTGTCCCTCATCGACGAGCTGGACGAGGCGGAGGACCCCGGCGAGTGGGCCGGCGAGGCCTACGACACCATGAAGTCCCTCGTCGCCGAGACCGTGGAGGCCGACCCCGAACTGCGCGTGCAGGAGCGGCGGACGAAGTTCTACAGCAGTCTCCAGCGGGCGACGAAGGTGTTCGAGGAGCTGACCTTCGACGACGCGCAGGACTTCTACGAGGACGACATGGTCCAGCAGCTGGAGGAGCTTCAGCAGGCGATCAGCACATGCATCGTGGCGCTGCGCGGGGCCCGTGGCGACACTGACTGATCACACCGGGTGACACGCGCGATCTCACCGTGACGAGTGGCGGTGCCGTGTCCACCACGGCACGCCGAACCAGCACAGCAGGTACCACGCCACGATGCCGGCGACGAGCCACGGCACGTAGTCGTCGTGGCCCGTCGCGACCCTGAGGATCAGCAAAACCGCGGCGGTCATCGTGGCCAGCAGCAGCAACAGGCCGACGAGGGTCAGCCGGGAGGCCCATTCCACTGCCTGCGGCTTGATGCGCCGACCGGACACGAGCCGGTGCAGGGACACCGGGCCGATCAGTGCCCCGGTCGAGGCGGCGCCCAGGACGACGGTGACGATGTAGATGTTCTCGTCCGTGGCGTCCAGATCCACGAACCTCGGGGCGAACACGACCGTCAGCAGAAAGCCGAACAGGATCTGCACCCCGGTCTGCGCGACCCGGACCTCCTGGATCAGCTCGCCCCACTTCCGGTCGGCCCGCTGCTCCGGGGTCTCACCGCGACCCCAGTCCTCGGTGTCCGCACTCTTTCCCGTGACCGACAAGGTTCCTCCCTGATCGATCGAACCCGCATCTGTCTCGGCCCCGAGTGCCCAGATTCGCGCGGTTCGATCGGTCAGGGCGGCACGCCCCTGCTACCAGCGGCTCTCCACCTGGTCCTTGATCCGGCGGTCGTAGAGATCCCGGATCGCGGTGAGCGTCTCGTCGGACAGCTCCGGCAGCTTGGCGGCGGCCGCGTTGGCGCGGGCCTGCTCGGGCGAGCGGGCGCCGGGGATGACCGTGGTCACGCCGGGCTGCCGGATGATCCAGCGCAGCGCCAGCTGGGCCGGCGTGTACCCCTCCGGGGCCAGCGCGGAGAACTCGGCCGCGGCCTCCACGCCCGTCTCGAAGTCGACGCCGGAGAACGTCTCACCCTGGTCGAAGGACTCTCCGTGCCGGTTGAAGGTGCGGTGGTCGTTCTCGGCGAAGACGGTGTCCTTGGTGTACTTGCCGGAGAGCAGCCCCGAGGCCAGCGGAACCCGGGCGATGATGCCGACGCCCGCCTCCCGCGCCGCCGGCAGCACCTCGGCGAGCGGCTTCATGCGGAACGGGTTGAGGATGATCTGCACGCTCGCCACGTTCGGGCGGGCGATGGCGGTCAGCGCCTCGGCGCAGGTCTCCACGCTCACTCCGTACGCGGCGATCCGCTCCTCGGCGACCAGCGTGTCCAGGGCGTCGAAGACTTCGTTGGTGGAGTAGACGGGCGTCGGCGGGCAGTGCAGCTGCACCAGGTCGAGGCGGTCGACGCCGAGGTTGCGGCGGGAGCGGTCGTTCCAGGCGCGGAAGTTGTCCAGGACGTAGTTCTCCGGGATCTGGTCCACACGGCGGCCCATCTTGGTGGCGACCAGGACATGCAGATCGGGGCGCCCGCGCAGGAACGTGGCGATGGTCTGCTCGCTGCGTCCGTCGCCGTACACGTCGGCGGTGTCGAAGAACGTTACCCCCGTCTCGGCCGCCGCCTCCAGCACCGCCAGGGCTTCCTTGTCGTCGACGTCTCCCCAGTCGGCACCCAGCTGCCATGTGCCGAGACCTACGACGGATACCTGCTGACCCGACCTACCGAATACGCGCTCGTCCATGGTGTCAGTCTGTCATCCGTGATCCGCGCACGCGGAGCGGGCCGGCCCGTCCCCACCCTGCATCCGAGGAGAGCCGCCACGCACCTGACGGCGGCGTGCCACCTCGTGCCGCGCCCGTTACGGTGCGCGGGACGGCGTGCGTCCCGCGCACCGTAACGGGTTGATCATCTGTCACTTCCCGCCGCTCTCCTCCAGCAGGGTGCCCGTGCGGGCCACGTCGGCGTACCACCGCGCGCTGGCCTTGGGGATGCGCTTGCCGGTCGGA
This genomic window from Streptomyces sp. DG2A-72 contains:
- a CDS encoding DUF6328 family protein — protein: MSVTGKSADTEDWGRGETPEQRADRKWGELIQEVRVAQTGVQILFGFLLTVVFAPRFVDLDATDENIYIVTVVLGAASTGALIGPVSLHRLVSGRRIKPQAVEWASRLTLVGLLLLLATMTAAVLLILRVATGHDDYVPWLVAGIVAWYLLCWFGVPWWTRHRHSSR
- a CDS encoding aldo/keto reductase, with amino-acid sequence MDERVFGRSGQQVSVVGLGTWQLGADWGDVDDKEALAVLEAAAETGVTFFDTADVYGDGRSEQTIATFLRGRPDLHVLVATKMGRRVDQIPENYVLDNFRAWNDRSRRNLGVDRLDLVQLHCPPTPVYSTNEVFDALDTLVAEERIAAYGVSVETCAEALTAIARPNVASVQIILNPFRMKPLAEVLPAAREAGVGIIARVPLASGLLSGKYTKDTVFAENDHRTFNRHGESFDQGETFSGVDFETGVEAAAEFSALAPEGYTPAQLALRWIIRQPGVTTVIPGARSPEQARANAAAAKLPELSDETLTAIRDLYDRRIKDQVESRW